The stretch of DNA AAGCAGGGAATTAGTGCAGGGGCATAAGTTCAACAACACATGACATAACTCAGAACCCATCAAGTTGAACCTCTTTATTGCAAAAGGTTTGAAAATATGCTTTTATCTATAGCTTTTTCAGGTTCATGGCATGATAGTAACCAGACGCTGTGCTCTCCCTTATTTTCGTCTTGGTCACGACTGTCCAAGacgaaaataaatgaaactttGCAATGTGATGTGCCTTGCTGTTCCCCGTTGAAGAgtatttgtaattgtaattgtttaggaaaaaaaggaaacaagtgGAGGGGAAATACAGGAAAACATCCAATGAAGATAGATGAAACAGTCAGGGGGAAGTTCAGTCACTCCGACTGATGTCATTAAGTTGTCACCAGAGTAAAAGAAGAAGGATGTGGAGGAAGAAAATAGATCTATCAGTTGTCTGACGAGCTCAGCAtcatctcgtctcctcttcctgaGAATGAAAACCCTTGAAGAAGCCGAACTTTGCTTTCCACAACTCCTCaactcctcctgcaggaagaaCATGCGTCCTCACTCTCTATCTATGCTAGCTTACATTTTACTGCCCTCAATCTCTCTGCTCACTGTGACTCTCAACCTGTtggtcatcatctccatctcccacttcaggtattcaaatgttttacctCTTTGTAAAATTGGTATACAGAAAGGAAATGGTTGATGGAAcgaaagaaaacataataacatatccttcagggaaatatgtttatgtgtttcagtcattgcttttatcttttaatcaCAATTCAAGCTACTAATAATGATCAGCATGTTGTTCTCTTATCTCTCCAGGCAGCTCCACACAcccaccaacctcctcctcctctctctggctgtctcagATTCTCTCGTGGGTCCCATTTTGTTATTTCAAATTGTGTTCATAGACGGCTGCTGGTTTCTTGGTGACCTCATGTGTACTTCGTATACTGTTGTGGACTTTATTATTACTTCTACTTCAATAGGAACCATGGTTCTCATAGCAGTTGACCGATATGTGGCTATTTGTGATCCTCTACATTATTcctacaaagtcacacaaaaaagagttcaagtctgtgtttgtctgtgttggatattttctattttccttAACAGTCTGCTGCTGAAGAATAACCTGGAACAACCAGGCAGGTATAATTCCTGCTTAGGagagtgtgttgttgtcattaactACATTGCTGGTCTTGCagatatttttttgtcttttattggtCCTGTCACTGTCATCATAGTTCTGTATATAAGAGTTTTTGTGGTGGCTGTGTCTCAGGCTCGTGCCATGCGCTCTCAGATTGCATCTTTCCCTCTCAAGTGTTCAGTCAGTGTAACTGctaaaaaatctgaaatgaaaGCATCCAGAACTcttggtgttgttattgttgtgtttctatt from Cyclopterus lumpus isolate fCycLum1 chromosome 21, fCycLum1.pri, whole genome shotgun sequence encodes:
- the LOC117750669 gene encoding trace amine-associated receptor 13c-like → MKTLEEAELCFPQLLNSSCRKNMRPHSLSMLAYILLPSISLLTVTLNLLVIISISHFRQLHTPTNLLLLSLAVSDSLVGPILLFQIVFIDGCWFLGDLMCTSYTVVDFIITSTSIGTMVLIAVDRYVAICDPLHYSYKVTQKRVQVCVCLCWIFSIFLNSLLLKNNLEQPGRYNSCLGECVVVINYIAGLADIFLSFIGPVTVIIVLYIRVFVVAVSQARAMRSQIASFPLKCSVSVTAKKSEMKASRTLGVVIVVFLLCICPYYCVSLTGQDTLFNVSSAAFVTCLFYFNSCLNPVIYAFFYPWFRKAIKLIVTLKILQPGSCQTNML